In Patagioenas fasciata isolate bPatFas1 chromosome 11, bPatFas1.hap1, whole genome shotgun sequence, the following proteins share a genomic window:
- the TSPAN6 gene encoding tetraspanin-6 isoform X1, whose translation MASPSRRLQTKPVITCLKSVLLTYTFVFWVSGIVLLAVGVWGRVSLAVYFSLLDEKATNVPFVLVGAGTVVVLLGTFGCFATCRGSTWMLKLYAMLLSLIFLIVLVAAVVGFVFRHEIKTNFESNLNLALRDYNVTVDRHSEAVDTIQRTLHCCGVQNYSDWEKTEYFTQRGIPRSCCKSQDDCSEEDLKDVRKAKLKVFVDGCFFLVTSTMESKMSVVAGISFGIACFQLVGIILACCLSQYITNNQYEMV comes from the exons ATGGCGTCCCCGTCGCGGCGGCTGCAGACGAAGCCGGTGATCACCTGTCTCAAGAGCGTCCTGCTCACCTACACCTTCGTCTTCTGG GTGTCGGGTATCGTGCTGCTGGCCGTGGGCGTCTGGGGCAGGGTCAGCCTAGCCGTCTACTTCTCCCTGCTGGACGAGAAGGCCACCAATGTCCCCTTTGTCCTGGTGGGCGCTGGCACTGTCGTCGTCCTTCTGGGCACCTTTGGCTGCTTCGCCACCTGCCGCGGTAGCACGTGGATGCTTAAGCTG TACGCCATGCTCCTGTCCCTCATCTTCCTCATCGTCCTGGTGGCCGCCGTCGTGGGGTTCGTCTTCAGGCACGAG ATTAAGACCAACTTTGAGAGTAACCTCAACCTGGCCTTGAGGGACTACAATGTGACTGTGGATCGGCACAGCGAGGCCGTTGACACCATCCAGAGAACT CTGCACTGCTGCGGGGTGCAGAACTACTCGGACTGGGAGAAGACTGAGTACTTCACTCAGAGGGGCATCCCCCGCAGCTGCTGCAAGAGCCAGGACGACTGCTCAGAGGAGGATCTGAAGGACGTGAGAAAAGCCAAGTTGAAAGTGTTTGTGGAT ggttgttttttccTTGTAACGTCAACAATGGAGTCAAAAATGAGCGTTGTGGCTGGCATCTCCTTTGGCATCGCGTGCTTCCAG ttggttgGCATCATTCTCGCCTGCTGCCTGTCCCAGTACATCACAAACAACCAGTATGAGATGGTGTAG
- the TSPAN6 gene encoding tetraspanin-6 isoform X2, which translates to MLKLYAMLLSLIFLIVLVAAVVGFVFRHEIKTNFESNLNLALRDYNVTVDRHSEAVDTIQRTLHCCGVQNYSDWEKTEYFTQRGIPRSCCKSQDDCSEEDLKDVRKAKLKVFVDGCFFLVTSTMESKMSVVAGISFGIACFQLVGIILACCLSQYITNNQYEMV; encoded by the exons ATGCTTAAGCTG TACGCCATGCTCCTGTCCCTCATCTTCCTCATCGTCCTGGTGGCCGCCGTCGTGGGGTTCGTCTTCAGGCACGAG ATTAAGACCAACTTTGAGAGTAACCTCAACCTGGCCTTGAGGGACTACAATGTGACTGTGGATCGGCACAGCGAGGCCGTTGACACCATCCAGAGAACT CTGCACTGCTGCGGGGTGCAGAACTACTCGGACTGGGAGAAGACTGAGTACTTCACTCAGAGGGGCATCCCCCGCAGCTGCTGCAAGAGCCAGGACGACTGCTCAGAGGAGGATCTGAAGGACGTGAGAAAAGCCAAGTTGAAAGTGTTTGTGGAT ggttgttttttccTTGTAACGTCAACAATGGAGTCAAAAATGAGCGTTGTGGCTGGCATCTCCTTTGGCATCGCGTGCTTCCAG ttggttgGCATCATTCTCGCCTGCTGCCTGTCCCAGTACATCACAAACAACCAGTATGAGATGGTGTAG
- the SYTL4 gene encoding synaptotagmin-like protein 4 isoform X1, which translates to MSEAVDLSFLSDAERDLILQVLQRDEELRKAEERRIRRLKNELLEIRRKGAKRGSQRYSERTCARCQQSLGRVSPKANTCRGCNHLVCRDCRSYSPNSSWRCKVCTKEAELKKTTGDWFYDQRVNRFANRLGSDMVRLSLRHRSAASKRETVGQTLLQKAQLSEPKSSSAAQQQSPPAPREGPSLFPDVSDPPDGKSDTESMENMSLDGYRPSPGGVGGRRNSLERAAPPRDGKQVAAPAGPAASSLTLPLRSKTALSTGRDAAVGTCSSTLVDEHGTIFKKNPRRVVRPADYTKSVIDLRLEEFVGEGASLGDRSKSVPGLNMELEEEEEDIDNLVEIHRQRVARGSMRSGTSSSTLGSMVSIYSEAGDFGNVAVTGGISFSLSYEQKTQTLFIHVKECRQLAYGDEGKKRSNPYVKTYLLPDKSRQGKRKTTIKRNTINPQYNELLKYEINKSLLLARTLQFSVWHHDRFGRNTFLGEVEVPLDAWNFESQLEEFLPLHGKIGTDAAGLHQYKGELVVSMKYIPSSKHPGAGNDRKGKTGEGGELQVWIKEAKNLTAAKSGGTSDSFVKGYLLPHKTKASKRKTPVVKKTLNPHYNHTFVYNGINPEDLQHICLELTVWDREPLSSNDFLGGVRLGVGNGMSNGQAVDWMDSTGEELNLWQKMRQYPGSWAEGTLQLRSTMAKMRP; encoded by the exons ATGTCAGAGGCTGTGGATCTGTCCTTCTTGTCGGATGCGGAGAGGGATTTGATCCTACAGGTCCTGCAACGTGATGAGGAGCTCCGCAAAGCAGAGGAAAGGCGAATCAG ACGCCTGAAGAATGAGCTGCTGGAGATCCGGCGCAAGGGAGCCAAGCGAGGCAGCCAGCGCTACAGTGAGCGGACGTGTGCCCGCTGCCAGCAGAGTCTGGGTCGTGTCAGCCCCAAGGCCAACACCTGCCGGGGCTGCAACCACTTGGTGTGTCGGGACTGCCGTTCTTACAGCCCCAACAGCTCCTGGCGCTGCAAAGTCTGCACCAAGGAGGC CGAGCTGAAGAAGACAACGGGCGACTGGTTCTATGACCAGAGAGTCAACCGCTTTGCCAACCGCCTGGGCAGCGACATGGTGCGGCTGTCCCTGCGGCACAGGTCGGCAG CCAGCAAAAGGGAGACTGTGGGACAAACCCTCCTCCAGAAAGCCCAGCTCAGTGAGCCCAAAAGCTCCTCCGCAGCCCAGCAGCAGAGTCCCCCAGCACCCCGGGAGGGGCCCAG TTTGTTTCCGGATGTCTCAGACCCTCCAGATGGCAAAAGCGACACAGAGTCCATGGAAAACATGAGCCTGGATGGCTACAGACCTAGTCCtggtggtgtggggggcag GAGAAACTCCCTGGAGAGAGCTGCCCCTCCCAGAGATGGAAAACAGGTTGCAGCACCAGCAGGACCTGCTGCCTCCAGCCTGACCCTCCCTCTCCGCTCCAAAACCGCGCTCTCCACTGGACGA GATGCTGCCGTGGGGACCTGCAGCAGCACCTTGGTGGATGAGCATGGAACCATATTCAAGAAGAATCCCCGGCGGGTGGTGAGGCCTGCAG ACTACACCAAGTCGGTGATCGACCTGCGCCTGGAGGAGTTTGTAGGGGAAGGTGCCTCTTTGGGGGACCGGAGCAAGTCAGTCCCTGGCCTCAACATGGAGCTG gaggaggaggaggaggacattGATAACCTGGTGGAGATCCATCGCCAGAGGGTGGCCCGGGGCAGCATGCGCAGCGGCACCTCCTCG AGCACACTGGGGAGCATGGTCAGCATCTACAGCGAGGCCGGCGACTTCGGCAATGTTGCGGTCACCGGGGGAATCTCCTTCTCCCTGAGCTACGAGCAGAAGACACAGACCTTGTTCATTCATGTGAAGGAGTGTCGCCAGCTGGCCTACGGGGACGAGGGCAAGAAGCGCTCCAACCC GTATGTGAAGACCTACCTCCtgcccgacaaatcccgacaagGGAAACGCAAGACGACCATCAAACGCAATACCATCAACCCCCAGTACAACGAGCTGCTGAAG TACGAGATTAACAAGTCCCTCCTGCTTGCGAGGACACTGCAGTTCTCGGTCTGGCACCATGATCGCTTTGGCCGAAACACGTTCCTGGGGGAGGTGGAGGTCCCGCTGGACGCCTGGAACTTCGAGAGCCAGCTGGAGGAGTTTCTGCCCCTGCATGGCAAG ATCGGGACAGATGCTGCTGGTCTCCACCAGTACAAGGGAGAGCTGGTTGTCTCTATGAAGTACATCCCATCTTCCAAGCATCCTGGGGCTGGGAATGACAGGAAGG GCAAAACAGGGGAAGGTGGTGAGCTCCAGGTTTGGATCAAAGAAGCCAAGAACCTCACGGCTGCTAAATCTGGGGGGACATCAGACAGCTTTGTCAAAGG CTACCTCCTGCCACACAAAACCAAAGCCTCCAAGAGGAAGACGCCCGTGGTGAAGAAGACCCTGAACCCTCATTACAACCACACTTTTGTCTACAACGGCATCAACCCTGAGGATCTGCAGCACATTTGCCTGGAGCTGACGGTTTGGGATCGGGAGCCACTGTCCAGCAACGACTTCCTCGGGGGTGTCCGTCTGGGGGTGGGCAATG GCATGAGCAACGGGCAGGCTGTGGACTGGATGGACTCCACAGGCGAAGAGCTGAACCTGTGGCAGAAGATGCGCCAGTACCCAGGCTCCTGGGCTGAGGGGACGCTCCAGCTCCGCTCCACCATGGCCAAGATGAGGCCATAG
- the SRPX2 gene encoding sushi repeat-containing protein SRPX2 isoform X1 has product MAQEAAPVLLVVLARLVSSTWHEGSGYYTAESHANEVYVEEAPPDPALDYRRVPQWCATLNIHRGEATCYSPRGGSYRSSLGTRCELSCTRGYRLVGPSTVQCLPSRHWSGMAYCRQIRCHMLPAVLRGTYVCSAGVQMDSRCDYTCLPGYQLEGDRSRICMEDGRWSGSEPICVDLEPPKIRCPESRERIAEPGKLTATVYWDAPRVKDSADGIIKRVMLRGPEPGSELPEGEHVIRYTAYDQAYNRASCKFSVRVQVRRCPVLKPPQNGYISCTSDGNNYGATCEYLCDGGYERQGTSLRVCQSTQQWTGSQPLCAPMQINTAVNSAASLLDQFNEKRRLLVISAPDPSNRYYKMQISMLQQAACGLDLRHVTTVELVGQPPHEVGRIREHQLSLSIIEELRQFLHLTRSHFNAVLLDKAGIDRERYISPVNPDELFVFIDTYLLSEREAERRAQSGDPCE; this is encoded by the exons ATGGCGCAGGAGGCGGCCCCCGTCCTGCTGGTTGTCCTCGCCAGACTGGTGTCATCCACGTGGCATGAAG GGTCTGGCTATTACACAGCCGAGAGCCACGCCAATGAAGTGTACGTGGAAGAAGCCCCTCCCGATCCTGCCCTGGACTATCGCAGAG TGCCCCAGTGGTGTGCCACGCTCAACATCCACCGCGGAGAGGCCACCTGCTACTCGCCCCGGGGGGGCTCCTACCGCAGCAGCCTTGGGACACGCTGCGAGCTGAGCTGCACCCGCGGGTACCGGCTGGTGGGTCCCAGCACCGTCCAGTGCCTGCCCAGCCGCCACTGGTCCGGGATGGCGTACTGCCGAC AAATCCGGTGCCACATGCTGCCCGCCGTGCTGCGGGGCACCTACGTGTGCTCGGCCGGCGTGCAGATGGATTCCCGCTGTGACTACACCTGCCTGCCTGGCTACCAGCTAGAGGGTGACCGGAGCCGCATCTGCATGGAGGACGGGCGCTGGAGCGGGAGCGAGCCAATCTGTGTAG ATTTGGAGCCTCCCAAGATCCGCTGCCCGGAGTCCCGTGAGCGGATAGCTGAGCCCGGCAAGCTGACCGCCACTGTCTACTGGGATGCCCCCCGCGTGAAGGACTCTGCCGATGGCATCATCAAGAG ggtGATGCTGCGGGGCCCAGAGCCCGGCTCCGAATTGCCTGAAGGAGAGCATGTGATCCGCTACACTGCCTACGACCAGGCGTACAACCGAGCCAGTTGCAAGTTCAGCGTCCGTGTCCAAG TGAGGCGCTGCCCCGTCCTGAAGCCTCCACAGAACGGCTACATCTCCTGCACCTCTGACGGCAACAACTACGGTGCAACCTGCGAGTACCTGTGCGATGGGGGCTACGAGCGCCAGGGCACCTCCCTGCGCGTCTGCCAGTCCACCCAGCAGTGGACGGGCTCCCAGCCCCTCTGTGCAC CCATGCAGATCAACACAGCTGTGAACTCAGCCGCCAGCCTGCTGGACCAGTTCAACGAGAAACGCCGCCTCCTCGTCATCTCAGCTCCCGACCCCTCTAACCGCTACTACAAGATGCAGATCTCCATGTTGCAG CAAGCTGCCTGTGGGCTGGACTTGCGTCACGTCACCACCGTGGAGCTGGTGGGGCAGCCCCCGCATGAGGTGGGACGCATCCGAGAGCACCAGCTGTCTCTCAGCATCATCGAGGAACTCAG gcagTTCCTGCACCTTACCCGCTCCCACTTCAACGCGGTGCTGCTGGACAAGGCGGGCATCGATCGTGAGCGCTACATCTCCCCCGTCAACCCTGATGAGCTCTTCGTCTTCATCGACACCTACCTGTTGAGCGAGCGGGAGGCAGAACGGCGGGCACAGAGCGGGGACCCCTGCGAGTGA
- the SYTL4 gene encoding synaptotagmin-like protein 4 isoform X2 produces MSEAVDLSFLSDAERDLILQVLQRDEELRKAEERRIRRLKNELLEIRRKGAKRGSQRYSERTCARCQQSLGRVSPKANTCRGCNHLVCRDCRSYSPNSSWRCKVCTKEAELKKTTGDWFYDQRVNRFANRLGSDMVRLSLRHRSAASKRETVGQTLLQKAQLSEPKSSSAAQQQSPPAPREGPSLFPDVSDPPDGKSDTESMENMSLDGYRPSPGGVGGRRNSLERAAPPRDGKQVAAPAGPAASSLTLPLRSKTALSTGRDAAVGTCSSTLVDEHGTIFKKNPRRVVRPADYTKSVIDLRLEEFVGEGASLGDRSKSVPGLNMELEEEEDIDNLVEIHRQRVARGSMRSGTSSSTLGSMVSIYSEAGDFGNVAVTGGISFSLSYEQKTQTLFIHVKECRQLAYGDEGKKRSNPYVKTYLLPDKSRQGKRKTTIKRNTINPQYNELLKYEINKSLLLARTLQFSVWHHDRFGRNTFLGEVEVPLDAWNFESQLEEFLPLHGKIGTDAAGLHQYKGELVVSMKYIPSSKHPGAGNDRKGKTGEGGELQVWIKEAKNLTAAKSGGTSDSFVKGYLLPHKTKASKRKTPVVKKTLNPHYNHTFVYNGINPEDLQHICLELTVWDREPLSSNDFLGGVRLGVGNGMSNGQAVDWMDSTGEELNLWQKMRQYPGSWAEGTLQLRSTMAKMRP; encoded by the exons ATGTCAGAGGCTGTGGATCTGTCCTTCTTGTCGGATGCGGAGAGGGATTTGATCCTACAGGTCCTGCAACGTGATGAGGAGCTCCGCAAAGCAGAGGAAAGGCGAATCAG ACGCCTGAAGAATGAGCTGCTGGAGATCCGGCGCAAGGGAGCCAAGCGAGGCAGCCAGCGCTACAGTGAGCGGACGTGTGCCCGCTGCCAGCAGAGTCTGGGTCGTGTCAGCCCCAAGGCCAACACCTGCCGGGGCTGCAACCACTTGGTGTGTCGGGACTGCCGTTCTTACAGCCCCAACAGCTCCTGGCGCTGCAAAGTCTGCACCAAGGAGGC CGAGCTGAAGAAGACAACGGGCGACTGGTTCTATGACCAGAGAGTCAACCGCTTTGCCAACCGCCTGGGCAGCGACATGGTGCGGCTGTCCCTGCGGCACAGGTCGGCAG CCAGCAAAAGGGAGACTGTGGGACAAACCCTCCTCCAGAAAGCCCAGCTCAGTGAGCCCAAAAGCTCCTCCGCAGCCCAGCAGCAGAGTCCCCCAGCACCCCGGGAGGGGCCCAG TTTGTTTCCGGATGTCTCAGACCCTCCAGATGGCAAAAGCGACACAGAGTCCATGGAAAACATGAGCCTGGATGGCTACAGACCTAGTCCtggtggtgtggggggcag GAGAAACTCCCTGGAGAGAGCTGCCCCTCCCAGAGATGGAAAACAGGTTGCAGCACCAGCAGGACCTGCTGCCTCCAGCCTGACCCTCCCTCTCCGCTCCAAAACCGCGCTCTCCACTGGACGA GATGCTGCCGTGGGGACCTGCAGCAGCACCTTGGTGGATGAGCATGGAACCATATTCAAGAAGAATCCCCGGCGGGTGGTGAGGCCTGCAG ACTACACCAAGTCGGTGATCGACCTGCGCCTGGAGGAGTTTGTAGGGGAAGGTGCCTCTTTGGGGGACCGGAGCAAGTCAGTCCCTGGCCTCAACATGGAGCTG gaggaggaggaggacattGATAACCTGGTGGAGATCCATCGCCAGAGGGTGGCCCGGGGCAGCATGCGCAGCGGCACCTCCTCG AGCACACTGGGGAGCATGGTCAGCATCTACAGCGAGGCCGGCGACTTCGGCAATGTTGCGGTCACCGGGGGAATCTCCTTCTCCCTGAGCTACGAGCAGAAGACACAGACCTTGTTCATTCATGTGAAGGAGTGTCGCCAGCTGGCCTACGGGGACGAGGGCAAGAAGCGCTCCAACCC GTATGTGAAGACCTACCTCCtgcccgacaaatcccgacaagGGAAACGCAAGACGACCATCAAACGCAATACCATCAACCCCCAGTACAACGAGCTGCTGAAG TACGAGATTAACAAGTCCCTCCTGCTTGCGAGGACACTGCAGTTCTCGGTCTGGCACCATGATCGCTTTGGCCGAAACACGTTCCTGGGGGAGGTGGAGGTCCCGCTGGACGCCTGGAACTTCGAGAGCCAGCTGGAGGAGTTTCTGCCCCTGCATGGCAAG ATCGGGACAGATGCTGCTGGTCTCCACCAGTACAAGGGAGAGCTGGTTGTCTCTATGAAGTACATCCCATCTTCCAAGCATCCTGGGGCTGGGAATGACAGGAAGG GCAAAACAGGGGAAGGTGGTGAGCTCCAGGTTTGGATCAAAGAAGCCAAGAACCTCACGGCTGCTAAATCTGGGGGGACATCAGACAGCTTTGTCAAAGG CTACCTCCTGCCACACAAAACCAAAGCCTCCAAGAGGAAGACGCCCGTGGTGAAGAAGACCCTGAACCCTCATTACAACCACACTTTTGTCTACAACGGCATCAACCCTGAGGATCTGCAGCACATTTGCCTGGAGCTGACGGTTTGGGATCGGGAGCCACTGTCCAGCAACGACTTCCTCGGGGGTGTCCGTCTGGGGGTGGGCAATG GCATGAGCAACGGGCAGGCTGTGGACTGGATGGACTCCACAGGCGAAGAGCTGAACCTGTGGCAGAAGATGCGCCAGTACCCAGGCTCCTGGGCTGAGGGGACGCTCCAGCTCCGCTCCACCATGGCCAAGATGAGGCCATAG
- the SYTL4 gene encoding synaptotagmin-like protein 4 isoform X3: protein MSEAVDLSFLSDAERDLILQVLQRDEELRKAEERRIRRLKNELLEIRRKGAKRGSQRYSERTCARCQQSLGRVSPKANTCRGCNHLVCRDCRSYSPNSSWRCKVCTKEAELKKTTGDWFYDQRVNRFANRLGSDMVRLSLRHRSAASKRETVGQTLLQKAQLSEPKSSSAAQQQSPPAPREGPRRNSLERAAPPRDGKQVAAPAGPAASSLTLPLRSKTALSTGRDAAVGTCSSTLVDEHGTIFKKNPRRVVRPADYTKSVIDLRLEEFVGEGASLGDRSKSVPGLNMELEEEEEDIDNLVEIHRQRVARGSMRSGTSSSTLGSMVSIYSEAGDFGNVAVTGGISFSLSYEQKTQTLFIHVKECRQLAYGDEGKKRSNPYVKTYLLPDKSRQGKRKTTIKRNTINPQYNELLKYEINKSLLLARTLQFSVWHHDRFGRNTFLGEVEVPLDAWNFESQLEEFLPLHGKIGTDAAGLHQYKGELVVSMKYIPSSKHPGAGNDRKGKTGEGGELQVWIKEAKNLTAAKSGGTSDSFVKGYLLPHKTKASKRKTPVVKKTLNPHYNHTFVYNGINPEDLQHICLELTVWDREPLSSNDFLGGVRLGVGNGMSNGQAVDWMDSTGEELNLWQKMRQYPGSWAEGTLQLRSTMAKMRP from the exons ATGTCAGAGGCTGTGGATCTGTCCTTCTTGTCGGATGCGGAGAGGGATTTGATCCTACAGGTCCTGCAACGTGATGAGGAGCTCCGCAAAGCAGAGGAAAGGCGAATCAG ACGCCTGAAGAATGAGCTGCTGGAGATCCGGCGCAAGGGAGCCAAGCGAGGCAGCCAGCGCTACAGTGAGCGGACGTGTGCCCGCTGCCAGCAGAGTCTGGGTCGTGTCAGCCCCAAGGCCAACACCTGCCGGGGCTGCAACCACTTGGTGTGTCGGGACTGCCGTTCTTACAGCCCCAACAGCTCCTGGCGCTGCAAAGTCTGCACCAAGGAGGC CGAGCTGAAGAAGACAACGGGCGACTGGTTCTATGACCAGAGAGTCAACCGCTTTGCCAACCGCCTGGGCAGCGACATGGTGCGGCTGTCCCTGCGGCACAGGTCGGCAG CCAGCAAAAGGGAGACTGTGGGACAAACCCTCCTCCAGAAAGCCCAGCTCAGTGAGCCCAAAAGCTCCTCCGCAGCCCAGCAGCAGAGTCCCCCAGCACCCCGGGAGGGGCCCAG GAGAAACTCCCTGGAGAGAGCTGCCCCTCCCAGAGATGGAAAACAGGTTGCAGCACCAGCAGGACCTGCTGCCTCCAGCCTGACCCTCCCTCTCCGCTCCAAAACCGCGCTCTCCACTGGACGA GATGCTGCCGTGGGGACCTGCAGCAGCACCTTGGTGGATGAGCATGGAACCATATTCAAGAAGAATCCCCGGCGGGTGGTGAGGCCTGCAG ACTACACCAAGTCGGTGATCGACCTGCGCCTGGAGGAGTTTGTAGGGGAAGGTGCCTCTTTGGGGGACCGGAGCAAGTCAGTCCCTGGCCTCAACATGGAGCTG gaggaggaggaggaggacattGATAACCTGGTGGAGATCCATCGCCAGAGGGTGGCCCGGGGCAGCATGCGCAGCGGCACCTCCTCG AGCACACTGGGGAGCATGGTCAGCATCTACAGCGAGGCCGGCGACTTCGGCAATGTTGCGGTCACCGGGGGAATCTCCTTCTCCCTGAGCTACGAGCAGAAGACACAGACCTTGTTCATTCATGTGAAGGAGTGTCGCCAGCTGGCCTACGGGGACGAGGGCAAGAAGCGCTCCAACCC GTATGTGAAGACCTACCTCCtgcccgacaaatcccgacaagGGAAACGCAAGACGACCATCAAACGCAATACCATCAACCCCCAGTACAACGAGCTGCTGAAG TACGAGATTAACAAGTCCCTCCTGCTTGCGAGGACACTGCAGTTCTCGGTCTGGCACCATGATCGCTTTGGCCGAAACACGTTCCTGGGGGAGGTGGAGGTCCCGCTGGACGCCTGGAACTTCGAGAGCCAGCTGGAGGAGTTTCTGCCCCTGCATGGCAAG ATCGGGACAGATGCTGCTGGTCTCCACCAGTACAAGGGAGAGCTGGTTGTCTCTATGAAGTACATCCCATCTTCCAAGCATCCTGGGGCTGGGAATGACAGGAAGG GCAAAACAGGGGAAGGTGGTGAGCTCCAGGTTTGGATCAAAGAAGCCAAGAACCTCACGGCTGCTAAATCTGGGGGGACATCAGACAGCTTTGTCAAAGG CTACCTCCTGCCACACAAAACCAAAGCCTCCAAGAGGAAGACGCCCGTGGTGAAGAAGACCCTGAACCCTCATTACAACCACACTTTTGTCTACAACGGCATCAACCCTGAGGATCTGCAGCACATTTGCCTGGAGCTGACGGTTTGGGATCGGGAGCCACTGTCCAGCAACGACTTCCTCGGGGGTGTCCGTCTGGGGGTGGGCAATG GCATGAGCAACGGGCAGGCTGTGGACTGGATGGACTCCACAGGCGAAGAGCTGAACCTGTGGCAGAAGATGCGCCAGTACCCAGGCTCCTGGGCTGAGGGGACGCTCCAGCTCCGCTCCACCATGGCCAAGATGAGGCCATAG
- the SRPX2 gene encoding sushi repeat-containing protein SRPX2 isoform X2 yields the protein MAQEAAPVLLVVLARLVSSTWHEGSGYYTAESHANEVYVEEAPPDPALDYRREIRCHMLPAVLRGTYVCSAGVQMDSRCDYTCLPGYQLEGDRSRICMEDGRWSGSEPICVDLEPPKIRCPESRERIAEPGKLTATVYWDAPRVKDSADGIIKRVMLRGPEPGSELPEGEHVIRYTAYDQAYNRASCKFSVRVQVRRCPVLKPPQNGYISCTSDGNNYGATCEYLCDGGYERQGTSLRVCQSTQQWTGSQPLCAPMQINTAVNSAASLLDQFNEKRRLLVISAPDPSNRYYKMQISMLQQAACGLDLRHVTTVELVGQPPHEVGRIREHQLSLSIIEELRQFLHLTRSHFNAVLLDKAGIDRERYISPVNPDELFVFIDTYLLSEREAERRAQSGDPCE from the exons ATGGCGCAGGAGGCGGCCCCCGTCCTGCTGGTTGTCCTCGCCAGACTGGTGTCATCCACGTGGCATGAAG GGTCTGGCTATTACACAGCCGAGAGCCACGCCAATGAAGTGTACGTGGAAGAAGCCCCTCCCGATCCTGCCCTGGACTATCGCAGAG AAATCCGGTGCCACATGCTGCCCGCCGTGCTGCGGGGCACCTACGTGTGCTCGGCCGGCGTGCAGATGGATTCCCGCTGTGACTACACCTGCCTGCCTGGCTACCAGCTAGAGGGTGACCGGAGCCGCATCTGCATGGAGGACGGGCGCTGGAGCGGGAGCGAGCCAATCTGTGTAG ATTTGGAGCCTCCCAAGATCCGCTGCCCGGAGTCCCGTGAGCGGATAGCTGAGCCCGGCAAGCTGACCGCCACTGTCTACTGGGATGCCCCCCGCGTGAAGGACTCTGCCGATGGCATCATCAAGAG ggtGATGCTGCGGGGCCCAGAGCCCGGCTCCGAATTGCCTGAAGGAGAGCATGTGATCCGCTACACTGCCTACGACCAGGCGTACAACCGAGCCAGTTGCAAGTTCAGCGTCCGTGTCCAAG TGAGGCGCTGCCCCGTCCTGAAGCCTCCACAGAACGGCTACATCTCCTGCACCTCTGACGGCAACAACTACGGTGCAACCTGCGAGTACCTGTGCGATGGGGGCTACGAGCGCCAGGGCACCTCCCTGCGCGTCTGCCAGTCCACCCAGCAGTGGACGGGCTCCCAGCCCCTCTGTGCAC CCATGCAGATCAACACAGCTGTGAACTCAGCCGCCAGCCTGCTGGACCAGTTCAACGAGAAACGCCGCCTCCTCGTCATCTCAGCTCCCGACCCCTCTAACCGCTACTACAAGATGCAGATCTCCATGTTGCAG CAAGCTGCCTGTGGGCTGGACTTGCGTCACGTCACCACCGTGGAGCTGGTGGGGCAGCCCCCGCATGAGGTGGGACGCATCCGAGAGCACCAGCTGTCTCTCAGCATCATCGAGGAACTCAG gcagTTCCTGCACCTTACCCGCTCCCACTTCAACGCGGTGCTGCTGGACAAGGCGGGCATCGATCGTGAGCGCTACATCTCCCCCGTCAACCCTGATGAGCTCTTCGTCTTCATCGACACCTACCTGTTGAGCGAGCGGGAGGCAGAACGGCGGGCACAGAGCGGGGACCCCTGCGAGTGA